A DNA window from Halomonas zincidurans B6 contains the following coding sequences:
- the wrbA gene encoding NAD(P)H:quinone oxidoreductase, producing MSDSRPYVLVLYYSRFGATRSLAEQLVAGIESQAGIDARLRTVPAVSARSEAVEPEIPAEGAIYATLDDLRGCAGLAIGSPTRFGNMAAPLKYFLDGTSELWLNGALVDKPATAFTSTASLHGGQEATLLTMLVPLLHHGMVYAGVPYSEPGLVATTSGGTPYGTSHVAGARGERSVDDAERELAYAQGKRIARLALALQSTQGSAG from the coding sequence ATGAGCGATTCACGTCCCTACGTGCTGGTCCTCTATTATTCCCGCTTCGGGGCTACCCGCAGCCTGGCCGAACAGCTGGTGGCCGGCATCGAAAGCCAGGCTGGCATCGACGCTCGGCTGCGCACGGTACCGGCGGTTTCCGCGCGCAGCGAAGCGGTCGAGCCGGAGATCCCCGCCGAAGGCGCGATCTACGCGACACTCGATGACCTGCGCGGCTGCGCCGGCCTGGCGATCGGCAGCCCTACACGCTTCGGCAACATGGCCGCGCCGCTCAAGTACTTCCTCGACGGCACCAGTGAGCTGTGGCTGAACGGCGCGCTGGTCGACAAGCCCGCGACCGCTTTCACCTCCACCGCCAGCCTGCATGGCGGCCAGGAAGCGACGCTGCTGACGATGCTGGTTCCCCTGCTGCATCACGGCATGGTGTATGCCGGCGTTCCCTACAGCGAGCCGGGGCTGGTGGCGACGACCTCGGGGGGTACGCCGTACGGGACCAGCCATGTCGCCGGTGCCCGCGGCGAGCGCAGCGTCGACGATGCCGAACGGGAACTGGCCTACGCCCAGGGCAAGCGCATCGCACGCTTGGCGCTGGCCCTGCAATCCACTCAGGGAAGTGCCGGATGA
- a CDS encoding DUF2069 domain-containing protein has protein sequence MNGLERLEARHGLESLTRKARQAVLASFVLLIALLLISGWQLRSNNGIEWLPVLVRALPLVLFLPSILTRRPRGHAWLAFVSLLYIAQGALLTTLPSQAWWGWLEVLAAMALFFASALYARWQSRLLRR, from the coding sequence ATGAACGGACTCGAACGGCTCGAAGCGCGCCACGGGCTCGAATCGCTGACCCGCAAAGCGCGCCAGGCCGTGCTGGCAAGCTTCGTGCTGCTCATCGCGCTGCTCTTGATCAGTGGCTGGCAACTGCGCAGCAACAACGGAATCGAGTGGCTGCCGGTGTTGGTGCGCGCCCTGCCGCTGGTCCTCTTCCTGCCTTCGATCCTCACCCGCCGCCCGCGCGGCCACGCCTGGCTGGCTTTCGTCAGTCTGCTGTATATCGCCCAGGGGGCACTGCTTACCACGCTACCCAGCCAGGCCTGGTGGGGCTGGCTCGAGGTTCTGGCGGCAATGGCGCTGTTCTTCGCCAGCGCACTGTACGCCCGCTGGCAAAGTCGCCTGCTGCGCCGGTGA
- the pdxH gene encoding pyridoxamine 5'-phosphate oxidase: MNTDIADVRRNYSGDYLDASNTPGEPLALFQQWLALALEREADDANAMTLATVDSLGLPHARIVLLKGIDERGFAFYTSYQSHKGAELANVPHAALVFWWPATQRQVRVEGRVVQVDESESDQYFQHRPRASQLGAWISQQGVEIPDRTWIEERKDRFERLYNGQDVVRPPHWGGYRVVPEIVEFWQGQADRLHDRLRYRRHDDSWNKVRLAP, encoded by the coding sequence ATGAACACCGATATCGCCGACGTCAGACGCAACTACAGCGGAGATTACCTCGACGCCAGCAATACCCCTGGCGAGCCATTGGCGCTATTCCAGCAATGGCTGGCGCTGGCGCTCGAGCGCGAGGCCGACGATGCCAATGCCATGACCCTGGCGACCGTCGACAGCCTGGGATTGCCGCATGCGCGTATCGTGCTGCTCAAGGGCATCGACGAACGTGGTTTTGCCTTCTACACCAGCTATCAGAGCCACAAGGGCGCGGAACTCGCCAATGTCCCGCATGCCGCCCTGGTCTTCTGGTGGCCGGCTACCCAGCGCCAGGTGCGTGTCGAAGGGCGGGTGGTCCAGGTCGACGAAAGCGAATCGGACCAGTACTTCCAGCATCGTCCGCGGGCCAGTCAGCTGGGCGCCTGGATATCGCAGCAAGGCGTCGAGATCCCCGACCGGACGTGGATCGAGGAGCGCAAGGACCGCTTTGAACGGCTTTACAACGGGCAGGACGTGGTCCGCCCACCGCACTGGGGAGGCTACCGCGTCGTTCCGGAAATCGTCGAATTCTGGCAGGGCCAGGCCGATCGCCTTCACGATCGGCTGCGCTATCGTCGCCACGACGACAGCTGGAACAAGGTACGTCTGGCGCCCTGA
- a CDS encoding glycine betaine ABC transporter substrate-binding protein, translating to MKTFNAMSRAVRFGSMMMIAGLGVAGVAQAQQEGKGTVTLAYVEWSSEVASTNVVRAVLEDMGYDVEMSSLSAAAMWQAVAYGDADGMVAAWLPTTHENYFEQTKDKVVDLGTNLDGTKLGLAVPAYTDIDSIAELGEKADLVDGEIIGIDPGAGLMGLTEDVIDEYGLQGDIKLRSGSGATMTAALQSAIQNKEDIVVTAWTPHWMFSRWDLKYLDDPKNVYGDTEQIRTIVRQGLEKDMPEVYEVLDNFEWTPEQMGEVMLMNQEEGSDPYANAQKWVDENPEIVNEWKGES from the coding sequence ATGAAAACGTTCAATGCTATGTCACGTGCCGTACGCTTCGGTTCAATGATGATGATCGCCGGACTGGGCGTCGCTGGCGTTGCCCAGGCTCAGCAGGAAGGCAAGGGCACGGTGACGCTGGCCTACGTCGAGTGGTCATCCGAAGTTGCGTCAACCAACGTGGTTCGTGCGGTGCTCGAGGATATGGGCTATGACGTCGAGATGTCGTCGCTGTCGGCGGCGGCGATGTGGCAGGCGGTCGCTTACGGCGATGCCGATGGCATGGTCGCGGCCTGGCTGCCGACGACCCACGAGAATTACTTCGAACAGACCAAGGACAAGGTCGTCGATCTGGGAACCAATCTCGACGGCACCAAGCTCGGACTCGCGGTGCCGGCTTATACCGACATCGACTCCATCGCGGAACTCGGCGAGAAGGCCGACCTTGTCGATGGCGAAATCATCGGTATCGATCCCGGCGCCGGCCTGATGGGCCTGACCGAAGACGTCATCGATGAATATGGCCTTCAGGGCGACATCAAGCTACGCAGCGGTAGCGGCGCCACGATGACCGCTGCGCTGCAGTCGGCTATCCAGAATAAAGAAGACATTGTCGTCACGGCCTGGACGCCGCACTGGATGTTCTCGCGCTGGGACCTCAAGTATCTCGACGACCCCAAGAACGTCTACGGCGATACCGAGCAGATCCGCACCATCGTCCGCCAGGGCCTCGAGAAGGACATGCCGGAAGTCTACGAAGTCCTCGACAACTTCGAGTGGACACCGGAGCAGATGGGCGAAGTCATGCTGATGAACCAGGAAGAGGGCAGCGACCCCTACGCCAACGCCCAGAAATGGGTCGACGAAAATCCCGAGATCGTCAACGAGTGGAAAGGCGAGAGCTAA
- a CDS encoding ABC transporter permease: MAIDIPRIPLGDWIETGLDFLTTEYASVTRGISRFTQGGINTINDALAWMPEWALMALIALLCWRVAGIRLAIGSVLGLALIWNMGLWYPMIESLTLVVFATLVAVVIALPVGILGALSDRLYSVIMPVLDFMQTMPAFVYLIPAIPFFGIGSVSAIFATVIFSMPPAIRFTTLGIRQVPKELIEAADAFGSTRGQKLFKVQLPLSLPTIMAGINQTIMLALSMVVIAAMIGADGLGSEVWKAIQRLRPGDGFEAGIAVVILAMLLDRLTQAFRKPVKAR, translated from the coding sequence ATGGCTATCGATATTCCCCGTATACCGCTCGGCGACTGGATCGAAACCGGGCTGGACTTTCTGACCACCGAATACGCATCCGTGACCCGCGGCATTTCACGGTTCACCCAGGGTGGAATCAATACCATCAACGACGCCCTGGCCTGGATGCCTGAATGGGCGCTGATGGCGCTCATCGCACTGCTCTGCTGGCGGGTAGCGGGCATCCGCCTGGCGATCGGCTCGGTACTCGGTCTGGCGCTGATCTGGAACATGGGGCTCTGGTATCCGATGATTGAATCGCTGACGCTAGTGGTGTTCGCCACCCTCGTGGCAGTGGTGATCGCGCTGCCGGTGGGCATACTCGGCGCGCTCTCCGACCGGCTGTATAGCGTGATCATGCCGGTTCTTGACTTCATGCAGACCATGCCGGCCTTCGTCTACCTGATTCCAGCGATTCCGTTCTTCGGCATCGGTTCGGTCTCGGCGATCTTCGCCACGGTGATCTTCTCGATGCCGCCGGCCATCCGCTTCACCACCCTGGGCATTCGCCAGGTGCCCAAGGAACTCATCGAAGCCGCCGATGCTTTCGGCTCGACACGTGGCCAGAAACTGTTCAAGGTACAGTTGCCGCTGTCGTTGCCGACTATCATGGCGGGCATCAACCAGACCATCATGCTGGCCTTGTCGATGGTCGTGATCGCCGCCATGATCGGTGCCGATGGCCTGGGCAGCGAGGTCTGGAAAGCGATCCAGCGGCTGCGCCCGGGCGATGGCTTCGAGGCGGGCATCGCCGTGGTCATTCTAGCCATGCTGCTGGATCGCCTGACTCAGGCCTTCCGCAAGCCCGTGAAGGCGCGTTAA
- a CDS encoding quaternary amine ABC transporter ATP-binding protein yields the protein MSETQQTKIQVRGLSKVFGNQPKKALELRDKGKSRGEILEQTGQTLGLSNVSFDVQEGELLVIMGLSGSGKSTLIRCLNRLIEPTEGEIVIDGENIPTLSEKELLHCRRRHFSMVFQNFALFPHRTVQQNAEYGLEVRGVDKQERTRRASDALKQVGLGGWEDALPNQLSGGMQQRVGLARALANDSTVMLMDEAFSALDPLIRKDMQQELLELQHRMKKTTIFITHDLDEALSIGDRIILLKDGEIVQIGKPEDILTNPADDYVARFIEGVDMSRILTARSAMRPVRATAREDDGPRTVLHKLSENSLDSIYVTSRDRKLLGLIEADAADRAAREGVQSIKELIHDDFPKVGPDEPLHNLFAMFNDKSYPIAVIDADQRLLGVVVKGAVLAELAEAGEH from the coding sequence ATGAGCGAAACGCAACAGACCAAGATTCAGGTACGCGGCCTGAGCAAGGTCTTCGGCAATCAGCCGAAGAAGGCACTGGAACTGCGCGACAAGGGCAAGAGCCGCGGGGAGATTCTCGAGCAGACCGGCCAGACGCTGGGTCTTTCCAATGTCAGCTTCGATGTCCAAGAGGGTGAATTGCTGGTCATCATGGGTCTCTCGGGCTCGGGAAAATCGACCCTGATCCGTTGTCTCAACCGGCTCATCGAGCCGACCGAGGGCGAGATCGTCATCGACGGCGAGAATATCCCCACGCTGTCCGAGAAGGAGCTGCTGCATTGCCGGCGCCGTCACTTCTCGATGGTGTTCCAGAACTTCGCGCTGTTCCCGCATCGCACCGTACAGCAGAATGCCGAATATGGCCTTGAGGTCCGCGGCGTGGACAAGCAGGAGCGCACCCGGCGCGCCAGCGATGCGCTGAAGCAGGTCGGTCTCGGCGGCTGGGAAGACGCCTTGCCCAACCAGCTTTCCGGGGGCATGCAGCAGCGCGTCGGCCTGGCACGGGCGCTGGCCAACGATTCGACCGTGATGCTGATGGACGAGGCCTTTTCGGCACTCGACCCGCTGATCCGCAAGGACATGCAACAGGAACTGCTCGAGCTGCAGCACCGCATGAAGAAGACCACCATCTTCATCACCCATGATCTCGACGAGGCCCTGAGCATCGGCGATCGGATCATCCTGTTGAAGGATGGCGAGATCGTCCAGATCGGCAAGCCCGAGGATATTCTTACCAATCCCGCCGACGATTATGTCGCCCGCTTCATCGAAGGGGTCGACATGTCGCGCATCCTCACCGCACGCAGCGCCATGCGCCCGGTGCGTGCCACCGCACGCGAGGACGACGGCCCGCGCACGGTACTGCACAAGCTCAGCGAGAACAGCCTGGATTCGATCTACGTCACCAGTCGCGATCGCAAGCTGCTCGGGTTGATCGAGGCCGACGCCGCTGACCGGGCGGCCAGGGAAGGCGTTCAGTCCATCAAGGAGCTGATTCATGACGATTTCCCCAAGGTCGGCCCCGACGAACCGCTGCATAACCTGTTTGCAATGTTCAACGACAAGAGCTACCCGATCGCCGTGATCGACGCGGACCAGCGTCTGCTCGGCGTGGTGGTCAAGGGCGCCGTGCTGGCGGAACTGGCTGAAGCTGGAGAACACTAA
- a CDS encoding bifunctional acetate--CoA ligase family protein/GNAT family N-acetyltransferase, with translation MSTRFLRYFFEPRTLAVIGASEKTHSMGGLVIRNLIDSGFPGDIWAVNPKGYASVHDKPCVRRVHELPEVPDLAVVCSPVAGLPRLIEQLGRFGVRAAMVLSGGAHLDDRSGDGGSIRERMLASARRSGIRVLGPECLGMIVPGRHLNATYASQPVKAGRVAYLGQSGMLGNAMIDWAAGRGIGFSHLVTLGDSVDVMLADLIDYINQYSPCQAMLLHLERIHDAQHFMTALRESSRNRLVLAIKSGRTPGSELSGVPSTPGVANRDVIVDAALARAGVVRVDDSDELFDALETLSRMKPLRGDRLAIVANGLGPALLAIDKLINAGGTLAEFSEQTRRALTDGEFDISLPGRNPVDLGGNAAPERFVEALDIVAADPNTDAVLVVHAPTRLAPSRATAQAVVANRRRFKRNLLTSWMGLEEALSARHECNLAGIPTYISPEKAVKAFMHMVDYQRVQAQLQETPPSLPFTTSAAIRERCHRLIGEAKARQRDRLTHEETAQVLAAYGIPVAPSRYALTPQQAAEAAGALSGRMALKIVHERNCLPFRYRQHPHKLSAGLLQDLQTPEEVADGVRRLGAKVEEKFPDSRIYSYCLQEMQRGKHSLQLCAGITRDPIFGPVIVFGIGGYKVNVLADRQVALPPLNMTLANELIARTHAAKLIGEHSRDPDLDYKRLGQLLVKLSQMASDLPELKGLELNPLLLNSEGLMAIDFAMDLGEPARHAIMPYPEELREWVALSNGMHVEIRPIRGEDAPLITAFHAQLSEESIRFRYFHNKADLSKRDLSRLAQINYDRQMAFIAEHQRTDGSKEMLGVVRVWNDPDNIRTEFSVIIRDDMHGHGLGRLLMEKMIRYSRGLGTLEMVGKIMVDNGPMRALVKRLGFTSHYNMEEQVVDAALRLNAPASDWQRHRLENQPY, from the coding sequence GTGAGCACACGGTTTTTGCGGTATTTCTTCGAACCGAGGACCCTGGCGGTCATCGGTGCCTCGGAAAAGACTCATTCCATGGGCGGGCTGGTGATTCGCAACCTGATCGACAGCGGCTTTCCGGGCGATATCTGGGCCGTCAATCCCAAGGGCTACGCCAGCGTTCACGACAAGCCGTGCGTCAGGCGCGTCCATGAGCTTCCCGAAGTCCCCGACCTGGCGGTCGTCTGCTCGCCGGTGGCGGGTCTGCCCCGGCTCATCGAGCAGCTCGGGCGCTTCGGCGTGCGCGCGGCCATGGTGCTCTCCGGTGGCGCGCATCTCGATGATCGCAGCGGCGACGGCGGCTCGATTCGTGAGCGCATGCTGGCCTCGGCGCGGCGTTCGGGAATCCGTGTGCTGGGTCCGGAATGTCTGGGCATGATCGTCCCGGGGCGTCATCTCAACGCCACCTACGCCAGCCAGCCGGTGAAGGCCGGACGCGTCGCCTATCTCGGTCAGTCGGGCATGCTAGGCAATGCCATGATCGACTGGGCCGCCGGGCGCGGCATTGGCTTCTCCCACCTCGTCACGCTGGGCGACAGCGTCGATGTGATGCTGGCCGACCTGATCGACTACATCAATCAATACTCGCCTTGTCAGGCGATGCTCTTGCATTTGGAGCGCATCCACGACGCCCAGCATTTCATGACCGCGTTGCGCGAATCGTCGCGCAACCGCCTGGTGCTGGCCATCAAGAGCGGCCGCACGCCGGGCTCCGAGCTGTCCGGCGTGCCGTCGACACCGGGCGTGGCCAACCGCGACGTGATCGTCGATGCCGCGCTGGCTCGTGCCGGGGTGGTCCGGGTCGACGATTCCGATGAGCTGTTCGACGCGCTGGAAACGTTGTCGCGCATGAAGCCGCTGCGTGGCGACCGCCTGGCGATCGTCGCCAATGGTCTGGGGCCGGCCTTGCTGGCGATCGACAAGCTGATCAACGCCGGCGGCACGCTGGCGGAGTTCTCCGAACAGACGCGCCGGGCGCTGACCGACGGCGAATTCGACATCAGTCTGCCGGGTCGCAATCCGGTCGATCTGGGCGGCAATGCGGCGCCCGAGCGCTTCGTCGAGGCGCTGGATATCGTCGCCGCCGATCCCAATACCGATGCCGTACTGGTGGTCCATGCGCCGACCCGTTTGGCGCCGTCGCGAGCCACCGCCCAGGCGGTGGTCGCCAACCGGCGGCGTTTCAAGCGCAACCTGCTGACCAGTTGGATGGGGCTCGAAGAGGCGCTGTCGGCCCGCCACGAATGCAATCTGGCCGGGATTCCGACCTACATTTCGCCCGAGAAGGCGGTCAAGGCCTTCATGCACATGGTGGATTATCAGCGGGTCCAGGCGCAGTTGCAGGAAACCCCACCGAGCCTGCCATTCACCACCAGCGCGGCGATTCGCGAACGCTGCCATCGGCTGATCGGCGAGGCCAAGGCCCGTCAACGCGATCGACTGACCCACGAGGAGACCGCCCAGGTGCTGGCCGCCTACGGCATCCCGGTGGCGCCAAGCCGTTATGCGCTCACCCCGCAACAGGCCGCCGAGGCGGCCGGCGCCTTGTCGGGGCGCATGGCGCTCAAGATCGTCCATGAACGCAACTGCCTGCCGTTTCGCTATCGCCAGCACCCGCACAAGCTCTCGGCCGGCCTGCTGCAGGATCTGCAGACCCCCGAGGAGGTGGCCGACGGCGTCCGGCGTCTCGGCGCCAAGGTCGAGGAGAAGTTCCCCGACAGCCGCATCTATAGTTACTGCCTGCAGGAAATGCAGCGCGGCAAGCATTCGCTGCAGCTGTGCGCGGGCATCACCCGGGATCCGATCTTCGGCCCGGTGATCGTCTTCGGCATCGGCGGCTACAAGGTCAACGTGCTGGCCGATCGGCAGGTCGCCTTGCCGCCATTGAACATGACCCTGGCCAACGAGCTGATCGCGCGTACCCACGCGGCGAAGCTGATCGGCGAGCATTCGCGCGATCCCGATCTCGATTACAAGCGGCTGGGCCAACTGCTGGTCAAGCTATCGCAGATGGCCTCGGACCTGCCCGAGCTCAAGGGGCTGGAGCTCAATCCGTTGCTGCTCAACAGCGAGGGCCTGATGGCCATCGACTTCGCGATGGATCTCGGCGAACCCGCGCGCCACGCGATCATGCCCTATCCGGAAGAGTTGCGTGAGTGGGTCGCGCTCAGCAACGGCATGCACGTCGAGATTCGCCCGATTCGGGGCGAGGACGCGCCGCTGATCACGGCCTTCCACGCTCAGCTTTCCGAAGAGAGCATCCGCTTTCGCTATTTCCATAACAAGGCCGATCTCAGCAAGCGCGATCTGTCGCGGCTGGCCCAGATCAACTACGACCGTCAGATGGCCTTCATTGCCGAACATCAGCGCACCGACGGCAGCAAGGAAATGCTCGGCGTGGTACGGGTCTGGAACGATCCCGACAACATCCGCACCGAATTCTCGGTGATCATCCGCGACGACATGCATGGTCATGGCCTGGGGCGACTGCTGATGGAAAAAATGATCCGTTACAGCCGCGGCCTGGGTACCCTGGAAATGGTCGGCAAGATCATGGTCGATAACGGTCCGATGCGAGCGCTGGTGAAGCGGCTCGGCTTCACCAGTCATTACAACATGGAGGAGCAAGTCGTCGATGCTGCCCTGCGACTCAATGCCCCCGCCAGCGACTGGCAGCGTCATCGCCTCGAAAATCAGCCCTATTGA
- a CDS encoding histone deacetylase family protein translates to MITAFISHPHCDRHHMGPDHPESPKRLDIIRAHMALAGVLQQTMQADAKPASDEQLVRIHPARHLKALERCVPERGLINLDSDTFMNPDSLDAARFAAGAVIAGIDRVFRHQADNAFCAVRPPGHHAEASEAMGFCFFNNVAVGAAHARARYGVRRIAIIDFDVHQCNGTIDIFGGDPDTLICTSYQYPFYPWRHLRAGFDNVIDTPLDAGCDSANYRKLVERDWLPALQAHRPELILVSAGFDAHREDPLGDICLEDADYHWITELLMGVARSHADNRLVSVLEGGYALDALGRSAAAHVCALLGQPYLPAAAPK, encoded by the coding sequence ATGATCACAGCCTTTATCAGTCATCCCCATTGTGATCGCCACCACATGGGGCCGGACCATCCGGAAAGTCCCAAGCGGCTGGACATCATTCGCGCTCACATGGCGCTCGCCGGGGTACTTCAACAGACCATGCAGGCCGACGCCAAGCCGGCGAGCGACGAACAGCTGGTGCGCATCCACCCGGCGCGTCATCTCAAGGCGCTCGAACGTTGCGTGCCCGAGCGGGGGCTGATCAACCTCGACAGCGATACGTTCATGAACCCCGACAGTCTCGATGCCGCGCGCTTCGCCGCCGGCGCCGTCATTGCGGGCATCGACCGGGTCTTTCGTCATCAGGCCGACAATGCGTTCTGCGCCGTTCGCCCGCCGGGCCATCATGCCGAGGCCAGCGAGGCGATGGGCTTTTGCTTTTTCAACAACGTCGCCGTCGGCGCCGCTCATGCCCGGGCGCGCTACGGCGTGCGACGCATCGCCATTATCGACTTCGACGTTCACCAGTGTAACGGCACGATCGACATCTTCGGTGGCGATCCCGACACGCTGATCTGTACCAGCTATCAGTACCCCTTCTATCCCTGGCGCCACCTGCGCGCCGGATTCGACAACGTCATCGACACGCCGCTCGATGCCGGCTGCGACAGCGCTAATTACCGCAAGCTGGTCGAGCGTGACTGGCTGCCCGCGCTGCAGGCACATCGCCCCGAACTGATTCTGGTCTCGGCCGGCTTCGATGCCCACCGCGAGGATCCGCTGGGCGATATCTGCCTGGAGGACGCCGATTATCACTGGATCACCGAACTGCTCATGGGCGTCGCGCGTAGCCATGCCGACAACCGGCTGGTGTCGGTGCTCGAAGGCGGCTATGCGCTCGACGCCCTGGGTCGCAGCGCCGCCGCCCATGTATGTGCCCTGCTCGGCCAGCCCTACCTGCCCGCTGCAGCGCCAAAGTGA
- a CDS encoding helix-turn-helix domain-containing protein, whose amino-acid sequence MATTDQDAALQIASGRKPFVEPLRLGKRLKEIRLANRWTLEDVSQRTGLARSTLSKIENNQLSPTFTVVQKLIGGLGIDLPQLLRPPKPQTATMGRRDLTRAGDGQRHPTPTYEHELLSHQLAQKRMIPFKTIVRARSFDEFHEWVRHDGEEFLIVLEGSILLYTEFYEPVALEQGDSIYFDSDMGHALVSIDETDATVLSVCTRADIG is encoded by the coding sequence ATGGCCACAACCGACCAGGACGCCGCTTTGCAGATCGCCTCCGGGCGCAAGCCTTTCGTCGAGCCACTGCGCCTCGGCAAGCGACTCAAGGAGATCCGTCTCGCCAACCGGTGGACGCTCGAGGACGTCAGTCAGCGTACCGGGCTGGCGCGCTCGACGCTTTCCAAGATCGAGAACAATCAGCTATCACCGACCTTCACGGTGGTCCAGAAGCTGATCGGCGGGCTGGGCATCGATTTGCCACAGTTATTGCGTCCGCCAAAGCCACAGACGGCCACCATGGGACGGCGCGACCTGACCAGGGCCGGCGACGGACAGCGCCATCCGACGCCGACCTACGAGCATGAGCTACTCTCCCATCAACTCGCCCAGAAGCGCATGATCCCCTTCAAGACCATCGTCCGGGCGCGCAGCTTCGACGAGTTCCATGAATGGGTGCGTCATGATGGTGAGGAGTTCTTGATCGTGCTCGAGGGCAGCATCCTGCTCTACACCGAGTTCTACGAGCCCGTGGCGCTCGAGCAGGGCGACAGCATCTACTTCGATAGCGACATGGGCCATGCGCTGGTTTCGATCGACGAAACGGACGCCACGGTATTGTCCGTCTGCACCCGCGCCGACATCGGCTAG
- a CDS encoding DUF1244 domain-containing protein produces the protein MREFDDATRTELEAAAFRRLLAHLDANKDVQNIELMILADFCRNCLAKWLVAAADERGAELDYESAREYVYGMPYSDWKANHQAPATPEQLAALEARQQRKEKA, from the coding sequence ATGCGTGAATTCGACGACGCCACACGTACCGAACTCGAGGCCGCCGCCTTTCGCCGGCTGCTTGCGCATCTCGACGCCAACAAGGACGTCCAGAACATCGAGCTGATGATTCTGGCCGATTTCTGTCGCAACTGCCTGGCGAAATGGCTGGTTGCCGCCGCCGATGAGCGCGGCGCCGAACTCGACTACGAGTCGGCCCGCGAGTACGTCTACGGCATGCCCTACAGCGACTGGAAGGCGAACCACCAGGCGCCGGCCACGCCCGAACAGCTCGCCGCCCTGGAAGCCCGTCAACAGCGCAAGGAAAAGGCATGA
- the moaB gene encoding molybdenum cofactor biosynthesis protein B, producing the protein MSDEREGLIPLSVAVLTISDTRDESTDRSGQTLVQCLDEAGHRLIDKRIVIDDVYRIRAVIAEWIANPAVQVILTTGGTGFTGRDSTPEAVSVLLDKTIDGFGELFRHLSWQEIGSSTIQSRCLGGLANATVVFCLPGSTGACRTAWHGILREQLDSRHRPCNYANLVIPGRGTHG; encoded by the coding sequence ATGAGCGACGAACGTGAAGGCTTGATACCGCTCAGCGTGGCGGTATTGACGATTTCGGATACCCGCGACGAGTCGACGGACCGCTCGGGCCAGACGCTCGTGCAGTGTCTCGACGAAGCCGGCCATCGGCTGATCGACAAGCGGATCGTCATCGATGACGTCTACCGGATCCGCGCCGTAATCGCCGAGTGGATCGCCAATCCCGCGGTCCAGGTGATCCTGACCACCGGCGGGACCGGCTTCACCGGGCGCGACTCCACCCCCGAGGCGGTCTCGGTGCTGCTCGACAAGACCATCGATGGCTTCGGCGAACTCTTTCGCCACCTGTCATGGCAGGAGATCGGCAGCTCGACCATCCAGAGCCGCTGCCTCGGCGGGCTGGCCAACGCCACCGTGGTGTTCTGCCTGCCGGGTTCCACCGGGGCCTGCCGCACCGCCTGGCACGGCATTCTGCGCGAGCAGCTCGACAGCCGGCATCGGCCCTGCAACTACGCCAACCTGGTGATCCCCGGGCGAGGCACGCATGGCTGA